One window of Triticum dicoccoides isolate Atlit2015 ecotype Zavitan chromosome 5A, WEW_v2.0, whole genome shotgun sequence genomic DNA carries:
- the LOC119301347 gene encoding uncharacterized protein LOC119301347, producing the protein MVPLEYVASLVDMDKINEFAWDEHFLAAALKEVKKYQKKREAGKSGFWIGGCLPMFVIIYMDFVDVPRWLVSEHRFNYSLPRACFICNNDFKLLEEIDKNKLNLDKIEFRKRNLRRLPETPYVSIEICNEDDCENNNVDGVSGGEKIPEIPTNPVTDGSETGGDVCGSLDEWLQPLPSSQDLEIPPHMLPLYEKHKKLHASEVKNVMTSFGQIMQSIFCKRVARILVEANSIAATFKVHTFEGVTFDVPASNAAGACETRAPPQTSPTVHMGATTQEAEVEMEVAGCPDTNQNGHDQDIVLDKMQSCDKLGKEDA; encoded by the exons ATGGTCCCCCTAGAGTATGTTGCGAGCTTGGTTGACATGGACAAGATCAATGAGTTTGCATGGGATGAGCATTTCTTGGCTGCTGCTTTGAAGGAGGTGAAGAAGTACCAAAAGAAGAGGGAGGCAGGGAAAAGTGGATTCTGGATTGGCGGTTGTCTGCCCATGTTCGTG ATAATTTACATGGATTTTGTCGATGTGCCTCGTTGGTTGGTCTCTGAGCATAGATTCAACTACTCTCTCCCAAGGGCATGTTTCATTTGCAACAACGACTTCAAGTTGCTAGAAGAAATTGATAAAAACAAGCTCAACCTTGATAAAATTGAATTTAGAAAACGGAAT CTTCGTCGTTTGCCAGAGACACCATACGTATCAATTGAGATTTGCAACGAAGATGATTGTGAGAACAACAATGTGGATGGAGTTAGTGGAGGTGAAAAAATTCCTGAGATACCAACCAATCCAGTCACAGATGGGAGCGAGACCGGCGGCGATGTGTGCGGCTCTCTAGATGAGTGGCTGCAGCCGCTTCCTTCTAGTCAAGACTTGGAG ATCCCACCTCACATGCTCCCATTATATGAGAAGCACAAGAAGTTGCATGCATCAGAAGTGAAGAATGTTATGACATCGTTCGGCCAGATAATGCAGTCAATTTTTTGCAAGCGTGTAGCACGTATTTTGGTTGAAGCAAACTCCATTGCTGCAACTTTCAAGGTACACACGTTTGAAGGTGTTACTTTTGATGTTCCAGCAAGCAATGCGGCAGGAGCATGTGAGACCAGGGCTCCACCCCAAACTAGCCCTACAGTTCACATGGGTGCCACAACACAAGAAGCCGAGGTTGAGATGGAAGTTGCAGGttgtcctgacaccaatcagaatgGACATGATCAGGACATTGTTTTGGATAAAATGCAGAGTTGCGATAAACTTGGGAAGGAAGATGCATAG
- the LOC119301348 gene encoding protein transport protein Sec61 subunit alpha-like, whose translation MAGGFRVLHLVRPFLAFLPEVQSADRKIPFREKVIYTVISLFIFLVCSQLPLYGIHSTTGADPFYWMRVILASNRGTVMELGITPIVTSGMVMQLLVGSKIIEVDNSVREDRALLNGAQKLLGILIAIGEAVAYVLSGMYGSVSQLGTGNAILIILQLFFAGIIVICLDELLQKGYGLGSGISLFIATNICENIIWKAFSPTTINSGRGAEFEGAVIALFHLLITRSDKVRALREAFYRQNLPNVTNLLATVLVFLIVIYFQGFRVVLPVRSKNARGQQGSYPIKLFYTSNMPIILHSALITNLYFISQLLYRKYSGNFLVNLLGIWKESEYSGHSIPVGGLAYYVTAPSSMADILANPFHALFYVVFMLSACALFSKTWIEVSGSSAKDVAKQLKEQQMVMPGHRESNLQKELNRYIPTAAAFGGVCIGALTVLADFMGAIGSGTGILLAVTIIYQYFETFEKERATELGFFGF comes from the exons ATGGCTGGCGGCTTTCGGGTGCTGCATCTGGTCAGgcccttcttggccttcttgccggaaGTGCAGAGTGCTGACAGGAAAATACCATTTAGAGAAAAAGTGATCTACACCGTCATTTCTCTCTTCATTTTCCTGGTGTGCAGTCAGCTCCCGCTCTATGGCATCCATTCAACCACTGGAGCAGATCCTTTCTACTGGATGCGTGTTATTCTTGCATCAAACCGTGGTACTGTCATGGAACTGGGTATTACCCCAATTGTGACATCTGGAATGGTTATGCAACTTCTTGTGGGATCCAAGATTATTGAAGTTGACAACAGTGTGAGAGAGGATCGTGCTCTGCT GAATGGTGCACAGAAGTTGCTGGGTATCCTGATTGCCATTGGGGAAGCTGTGGCATATGTTCTGTCTGGAATGTATGGCAGTGTGAGCCAACTTGGAACTGGAAATGCCATTCTCATCATACTTCAGCTTTTCTTTGCTGGCATCATTGTCATCTGTCTAGATGAACTTCTCCAGAAAGGCTATGGTTTGGGTTCTGGCATTTCTCTCTTCATTGCTACCAATATCTG TGAGAATATCATTTGGAAGGCATTTAGCCCTACCACCATCAACAGTGGACGTGGTGCTGAATTTGAAGGGGCTGTCATTGCATTGTTCCATCTGTTGATTACTCGATCAGACAAAGTCCGTGCCCTACGAGAAGCTTTCTACCGTCAGAATCTGCCAAATGTGACCAATTTGCTTGCTACTGTCCTGGTCTTTCTCATAGTTATCTATTTCCAAGGCTTCCGTGTTGTGCTTCCAGTGAGGTCAAAGAATGCTCGTGGGCAGCAAGGCTCATACCCAATTAAGCTGTTCTACACTTCGAACATGCCCATCATTCTGCACTCTGCCCTGATTACCAACCTGTATTTCATATCCCAG CTTCTCTACAGGAAGTACAGTGGAAACTTTCTGGTTAACCTTCTCGGTATATGGAAAGAATCTGAATATTCTGGCCATTCTATCCCTGTTGGTGGTCTTGCTTACTATGTAACTGCACCATCAAG TATGGCTGATATTCTGGCGAATCCATTCCATGCATTGTTCTATGTGGTCTTCATGCTGTCAGCATGTGCTCTCTTCTCAAAAACATGGATTGAAGTCTCTGGTTCATCAGCCAAGGATGTTGCTAAGCAGCTGAAG GAACAACAAATGGTGATGCCAGGCCATCGTGAGTCAAACCTGCAGAAGGAACTGAACAGATACATCCCTACTGCCGCAgcatttggtggagtgtgcatcggCGCATTGACTGTTCTTGCTGATTTTATGGGCGCAATTGGTTCAGGAACCGGTATTCTGTTGGCCGTCACCATCATATACCAGTACTTTGAGACCTTCGAGAAGGAGAGGGCGACAGAGCTTGGTTTCTTCGGGTTTTGA